The genomic DNA TTTTTGGTCACGAATTGCAATTTATTATGCTGAAAATCCTAAGCTAGTTGGTGTAGAAAAGAGAGAGCCTAGTCATTGTAAGCAAAGGTGGCAAAAGATCAACGAAACAGTCTGCAAGTTTGTTGGAAGCTATGAGGCTGCAATAAAGCTGAAATCAAGTGGCCATAATGAAGATGATGTCAGGAAACTGGCTTATGAAATCTACTTCATAAGTGAAATATATTGTCAACGGACAACAATATCATCTAGCTTACTATCTCACCGATGGTATTTATGCAAACTGggctacttttatccaatcaATTCGAATTCCACAAGATCCGAAAGCATCCTTATTTGCTAGATGCCAAGAAGCGGTGCGTAAAGTTGTcgagcgtgcttttggagtcttacaagctcgatttgccatagtcaaaaACCCAGCTCTCATGTTGAGTAAGGTAAAAATTGGAAACataatgagagcatgtatcatattgcacAACATGATTGTAGAAGACGAACGTGATGAGTATACTCAGTATGATATGGTCTCATTTACACGAGACGACTTCACAAGTTGATTCTGCGTATTCTACAGATATCCCTTTAAATCTCGGCAATATGATGGGAAATGTGATGACAATTCGAAATCAAGTTCgtgataaaaaaaatgcatgatCGACTGAAAGcggatttgattgagcatatatGGGAAAAGTTTGgtacaaatcaaaattaaaattaatcattttgtaatctatttttaatatgcttttatgtcatgtttgtttaaacttttattgaatgcaatatttttaagtttttaagaGTATACAAgtcttataaattttaacaaaatatcataataatttacaattacaaagaaaaatatttttaagaacctCAAATTTAACAACTTCAATGGACCTATGAAATgttaaagtttcttaaaaagttcttaatttcacttttattcaaaattaagaataaaatctGTTTTAAGATACTTTCATTACAACTCTTGATGGAGGTATTCTAAGAGCATTTCCATTGGTTGAGGTATCTAACTAAAACAAataagagagaggaagagagagagtagttctcacttaaatttaaacaaattttaattatattaataaacttttgttaaaataatataCTTTCATAAGTTTTTAACTGATGGGCATAAGTTTCTAActgattcttattttgttttatgtaaatTGTATTGAAAGccaaaagtataaaaaatttagtgatgttttacaaaatttggctTTAGTTACAAGGAGAGTAATCTGTACCtagttcagtttttttttttaactagtaCGAATTAGTAAACCAAGTGCAGAGCAGAATATTGCACGTCTATTGTCTTTGACAGAAATGTTGTTCCGAATAGTGAGATCACTTTGCTTGAATAGCTTAGCTTAATTTATGGAGATATATAGCGTCGTGATTCGTGAAGGcacaagtttctttctttccaaattGTGTACATGCACAACTATCTTCCGAAGAACAGATGGTGTCATAGtagaagtatatatatcaaagatcTAGACTAAGAGGGTATCCCAGTTTTATACTTGAATTTTTGCTATATTTGATCTCTAACTTTATGTGTTGCATTAGATATTTTATGATGTGcttaaaaaaagtttgtatttttagatgcgaaatgttttttattttagttggtTCCAGATTAATATACAATCGTGTTTAACTTCATCATAAACATTATGGATAAGAACTACAATTTATTCTATATCTCTCAAGTCTGAACTCCTGAACCTGTATTAATGTCTATACATTAAGTCACTGATATTCTTTAAAGAAAAGATAGCTGAGATCTTTTTATAACTTCGTTAAATTTCTAATAACGGTACAATACAAAGTCATCGAATAAAATTCTCAAAAGTAGTTAAGAAAGATAAAACGATAGAAGCAAATTTTGACTATGCTTTCCTGAAACGATTTACTCGCgaattcatattaattctttaataacaaattttgtagtgttattatattttgtgagAATTAATAATGTAAGCTGAGACTACAAAATTATTACCATTCACAATATTGATATCATCCAGATCAGGATTTTACAAATTCATATCCATTTAAAAATCTCATACTAGTAACTTTCTAAAACCTCACAATAACTTTCTAAAATCTCATACTAAGACCATTTGCGTTGTCGAGTTAAGATTGGGGCTGATAAGCTGAGAGGCGTAAACCGTTCAGATTTACAAATGCTTTGACTAATGCTGCAGAGTTCTTGCCAATGGTACAGGAGTATTGGAATACCACTACGCCGTTATACCATTCGACCTCTGCACTTTATCGTTTCTCAAAAAAGCTAAAGGCCCTTAAACCAAACATCAAGTCGCTTAGCAAGGCAAAACTTGGGGATCTGACACGAAAAACAAAGGAAGCCTTCGCAGCTCTCTGCCAATGTCAGTTAGAGACGCTCACAAACCCGTCTAGCGCGGCAATGCAGGCCGAGTCTTCAGCATATAGTCGTTGGTTGTTTGTGTCAGGCTTAGAGGAAAAATACTTGAAGCAAAAATCTAAGCTCCATTGGCTTAAAGTGGGGGATGGAAGGTGTTTCATAAGGCTGCAAAGGTCAGGGAAGTACACACTGCTATTAAAGAGATCAAACGTCCTGATGGATCCATAGTGGATGATCCTGAAGCTATAAAAATAAAGACTGCTCGTTTTTTCAGGATTTTTTAACTTATATGCCTCCTCACTATCAGGGAATCACCGTAGAGGAGCTATGAACACTGTTGCAGTATCGCTGTCCTGAAGCAGATAGTGTACACTTGGAACGCGATGTGTCTGCGGAGGAGATTACTGACGTATTATTCTCCATGCCTAGTGACAAAAGCTCTGGACCGGACAGATACACTGTGGAGTTTTTAAAAGCAACATGGTCTATTGTGAAGAAAGATTTCATCATATCGGTTCAATCCTTCTTTCAATATGGTTTTATACCAAAAGGGGTTAATAATACCATAATAGCGCTCATACCAAAGAAGAAAGGGGCCAGTGAGATGAAGGACTATCGCCGCATCTCTTGCTGCAACGTCATATATGTTAAGGAATGTTCATATATGTaaaggaagatttgattgataCAAATCTCTCCTATGATTTATTCTCATTTACTGTACAAATATTCTCTTCCCATTCTTGTGAATATGTATGTGTATAAAGTGTATCCTTCACATCAATAACAATTCATTCAGTCTCATATTAtcatatggtatcagagcagccAGCGATACCGCACAACTCGATcctcaaaatttattttttattttttctcttctctttcgcCATGGCTGCAGAATCTATCGCCATCACTGACACCCACACTCTTCTTAGCGTCAACATGACGAACGTCACCCGCCTCACCACCACCAACTTTCTTATGTGGAGCCGTCAAGTTCATGCTCTTCTGAATGACTACTCTCTTGCTGGATACCTTGATGGATCCACCACTGTGCCATCTCTCACCATCACCACCGAAGATGGTGTTGTCAAACCAAATCCCGACTACCTGCTCTGGCAACGCCAAGATCAGCTCATTTACAGTGCGCTGTTGGGAGCCATTTCTGTCTCCATTCAGCCCATTCTGTCCACTACGGTGACCTCTGCTCAGATCTGGTCGAAACTGTCTCTCATCTATGCAAATCCCAGCCGTGGTCATGTTCAGCAGATCCGCCAACAAATTCGTCAATGGAAGAAGGGATCCAAAACGATCGACGACTATGTCCAGGGTTTTATGACTCGCTTCGATCAGCTGGCTCTCCTTGGCAAGCCTATCGATATTGAAGATCAGGTGGACTACATCATTGATGGTCTCCCTGAAGATTACAAGCAGGTCATTGACCAGATTCAGGCCCGTGATGTGTCCCCTTCACTCACGGAGGTTCATGAGAAGTTGTTGAACTACGAAGTCAAGCTTCAAGCCTTGACCTCTTCCTCTACTGATCTCCCGATCTCTGCCAATGTGGTTCGTCATCACGCACCCTCCAACAATGGCAACCGATCCACCTATCCACGTGGTCAGTCCCGTCACTCATACTACCGTGGCTCTTCCTCTCATCACAACAACTCCCATCCCAGGCAGGACGCATCTTCCTCCCGTGGCTACCAAGGCAAATGTCAGATTTGTGGGATCTTCGGCCACAGTGCTAGGCGCTGCCCTAAGCTGGGCACCATTATCCCATCCATGCCTCGTGCTAACTTTGCTGGTGTACCACTGTCCGCCAATCCCTGGCTGCTTGATTCTGGCTCCACCCACCACATTGTCTCAGATCTTGCTAACCTCTCTTTACACCAGCCTTACAATGGTggtgaagaagttgttgttggTAACGGTGCTGGGTTACCAATAACCCATACTGGTTCCACTCTTTTACCCTCTTCTACCAAAAACCCCTGACACTTAGCAATGTCTTATATGTTCCTCAAATACAGAAAAATCTCATCTTTGTTTATAAATTGTGCAATGGTAACCAAGTAACGGTCCAATTTTTTCCTACATGTTTTCAGGTGAGGGATCTCAGAACAGGGACCCTGTTATTCCAAGGGAGCGTCAAGAATGAGCTTTATGAGTGGCCTCTCTCGTTGCCTTTTGCCTCTACCTTCACCACTGCCATCTCCAATATCAAAACCACAACCACTGATTGGCACTCAAGATTAGGCCACCCATCCTACCCaatacttaaaaatattttatcatgtTTTTCTTTACCACATTCTGGCTCAGTTTCGCAACCACTATCTTGTAGTGATTGCTCTATTAATAAAAGCCACAAACTATATTTTTCACAAACTTCTATTTCCTCAAAACGTCCACTAGAATACTTATTcactgatgtttggacatcccCAATCATTTCAATTGACAACTATAATTATTATCTCATCATCGTTGATCACTTCACTCGCTACACCTGTCTATATCCCCTCAAACTCAAGTCCCAAGTTCGGGAAACCTTCATTCGCTACACTGCCCTAGCTGAAAACAAATTCCAAACCAAAATTGGTACCTTATTTTCTGATAATGGTGGTGAATTCATAGCACTCCGTGAATTCTTGGCCTCCAAAGGCATCACTCACATCACTTCTCCTCCTCACACGCCAGAGCACAATGTCTTGCTGAACGTCGGCATCGACATATTGTCGAAACTGGTCTAACTCTTCTCACCAAAGCTAAAATCCCTACTTCGTTCTGGACCTATGCTTTTGCCACCGCTGTATATCTTATCAACCGCATGCCTACACCAAATTTGTCCCTTCATTCGCCATTCCAAATCCTCTTCAAATCTGATCCAAACTacaacaatttaaaaaattttggcTGCCTTTGCTTCCCATGGCTTTGCCCTTACACCACAAATAAGCTTGAGTCTCGATCTCTTCCGTGTCTCTTCCTTGGGTACTCTCTTACACAGAGTGCTTATCTCTATTTTGATCCAAAAGCAAATCGTCTCTATGTCTCTCGTCACGTTTGCTTCCACGAATCACAATTTCCTTATCCTCATATGACAACACCCACTTCTCTCCCTGACCCATTGTCTCCCTCCACTCTTATCTATCCCAATTCTGCTATTTTAATTCTGACGACAAGGTCGTCACTCAGGACAGCTCCTTTTGCTCCGTTGGTAACACCACAGGTATCTTCGGACTCGGATTCTTCTCCTGATGCATTCCTGCCGATCTTGTCACCGCACTCGCCGCTATCCCCTGCAGAATCACCGGCACCTGACAACGGCCCTCTCTCCTCATCGTCATCTCCAtcgtcatcatcgtcatctCCATCGTCACCGATTATCTCTTCTCCACCAACTCACGACAATACCATTCACCAAGAGCAAAGCCCAGCAACGCTAGgcccaacaacaacaccaacaacatccAATTCTTCTGCGGCCCGCTCAAGCCCATCAGGCTCCTCCACTAACAACTCGACTTCTTCCTCTAGCCCGTCCTCGGAAGCTCCGATCTCTCCACCTCCACTCGAGAATCTCCACCCGATGAGAACTCGAGCTAAGAACAACATCATCAAACCAAATCGACGGTTTGGTCTCACTGCCATTGTCTCCGCCGAAAATATCGAACCTCGAACTGTCACGCAGGCTCTCAGAGATAAGTGGTGGCGAGCCTCGATGTCCACTGAGTTCGATGCTCAGGTTCGAAATCACACCTGGGATCTGGTACCACCTCCAAAGAATGCAAACATCATTGACTGCAAATGGATTTTTCGCTTTAAGTACTTCTCTGATGGCTCCCTCGACAAATACAAATCACGCCTTGTCGCGAAGGGTTTCACTCAACAACCACGTATTGattattttgaaacttttagcCCTGTCATTAAAGCCACCACAATTCGAATTGTCCTTGACACTGCTGTGAGCCGTGACTGGTGCATCCGTCAAATTGATGTCAACAATGCCTTCCTTCAAGGCACCCTTGATGAAGAAATCTACATGTATCAACCTGAGGGCTTTGTCGATCCTGACCGTCCCACACACGTTTGCCATCTTCGCAAAGCTCTCTTTGGCCTTAAACAGGCGCCGCGAGCTTGGTACTTAGAGTTAAAGCAATATCTCCTTCAAGTTGGGttcaaaaactctctctcggACACAGCTCTATTCGTTCTCCACCAAGGTGATCTGTTTATCTATCTCTTGATATATCTCGATGACATCATAGTTACAGGCAACAACACCGCTGCTGTCGAACACACCATTCGAACTCTTGCTGATCGTTTCTCACTCAAGGATATGGGTAATCTCTCGTATTTTCTTGGACTCGAAGCTATTCGTACGTCACAGGGGTTGCCCCTCAATCAACGTAAGTACACCATTTATCTTCTTCACCGCATGAAGATGCAAGATGCAAAACCCGTAGCTACTCCAATGGCGTCTTCACCAAAACTCACGATCAATGGTGCGTTACACTCTGATTCGAAAGCTTACAGAACTCTCGTGGGAAGTCTGCAATATTTGTCTTTCACAGGCCCCGACATTGCGTATGCTGTCAACAAACTCTCCCAATTCATGCATTCCCCTACCACAGATCATTGGCAAGCTGCAAAGCGGGTTCTACGTTATCTTGCAGGAACACCAACATACGACCTCATGTTCCGTAAGTCTAATCCTCTCGTTCTACATGCCTTCTCTGATGCAGACTGGGCTGGCGATGCTGACAATTACGCTTCCACAAATGGTTACATTCTTTATCTTGTTACACAACCGGTCTCCTGGTCCTCCAAGAAACAGAAAAGCATTGCACGCTCCTCTACGGAAGCTGAGTATCGGGCCGTCGCAAACATGGACTCTGAACTTATTTGGGTATGTTCCTTGCTGCATGAACTTGGCATTCGCCAACATCAGCCACCAGTTATTTATTGTGACAATATTAGAGCCACTTATCTATGTGCCAATCCTGGTTTCCATTCTCGCATGAAACATGAGGCTATTGCTTATCACTTCATTCGTGATCTAGTTCAAAAGGGAAGCCTCTGTGTTGCTCACGTATCCACCAAAGACCAACTAGCTGATTGTCTAACCAAACCTCTCAGTCGTCCTCAGTTTCTACTTCTACGCGACAATATTGGTGTCTCTAAAGGCCCACCATCTTGAGGGAGGATGTTAAGGAATGTTCATATATGTaaaggaagatttgattgataCAAATCTCTCCTATGGTTTATTCTCATTTACTGTACAAATATTCTCTTCCCATTCTTGTGAATATGTATGTGTATAAAGTGTATCCTTCACATCAATAACAATTCATTCAGTCTCATATTATCATAATATATGAAGTCATATCAAAGGTACTCGCAAACAGGCTAAAAAAACTCCTCCCGGCTTTTATATCTTCGAATCAATCCGCTTATGTCAAGGATCGTCTCCTGCTGGAAAATGTCTTGCTCGCATCCGAGATAGTTAAAGACTATCACACAGACATGATCTCTCCCCGGAGTGCAATACAGATCGAcatatccaaagcatttgattcGGTCCAATGGCCCTTTCTCATCAACACTCTATCAGCTTTGAACTTCCCCCCACGCTTTATTCGCTGGATTGAGCTGTGTGTTACCACGGCTTCCTTCTCAGTACAAGTGAATGGAGAACTTACGGGTCAGAACCAACGAGGACTCTGTCAAGGCTGCTCCCTATCCCCTAACctctttgtcatttgtatgCACGTTGTGTCTACACTACTTGACAAGGATGCGTTGGAGAGACGAGTTGGTTATCACCCTCGTTGTCAAAATATTCAGCTAACTCACttgtgttttgctgatgatataTTGGTGTTTACAGATGGGACCAAGCTTTCGATTGAAGGCATTCTCCAAATCTTTGATCGGTTTGCAGAGTTCTCAGCGTTAAAAATTAGCCTTGAAAAGTCCACATTATACATGGTTGGGGTTAGAGAAACTGAGAGGGAGAACATTCTTCGTTCTTTCCCATTCGCCTCAGGCTCTCTACCGGTCCGGTACTTTGGTTTGCCTTTGTTAACTAAGCAAATGACTGCACGGGATTATAGTCCTCTGATTGAACAAATCCGCAACAAGATTAGTAGTTGGACGGCTCGTCACTTCTCTTTCGCGGGGAGATTGCAACTCATAAGTTCAGTAATCCAAGGACTCACCAATTTTTGGATGTCTGCTTTTCGCCTACCTAGTGCTTGCCTTAAAGAAATCGATAGTCTGTGTTGTGCATTTCTGTGGTCTGGTCTTGAGCTGAACACAAAGAAAGCCAAAGTGTCGTGGTCTGAAGTCTGTCTTCCAAATGAGGAGGGTGGATTAGGTCTCCGTTCGttaaaagaagcaaacaaggTGAGTTGTTTAAAACCCATTTGGAGATTGTTGTCTTCAGACTCATTGTGGACAAGATGGTTGCGAGTGTACTTACTACGTAAGGGTTCCTTTTGGTCGCTAAGTGAGACTTCTACTCTAGGCTCTTGGATGTGGAAAAAATTGCTCAAATATCGTAGTCTTGCTTATGGGTTTGTCAAGTATGAAGTCAGAAATGGGCAACATATTTCCTTCTAGCATGATAACTGGTCACCACTGGGTCCTCTGTTAGCGATTACAGGGCATCGAGGCTGCATTGATATGGGTATTAGCACTGATGCAACCTTGGCACAGGTGTTGTTGACTCATAGAAGACGACATCATCACGTAGATCATCTCAATGAAATGGAAGCATGTATCAAGGCAATTCGAACCAAGGGTTTGGTTGATACTGCGGATGTGGTTCTTTGGAAAGGATCAGGAGATCGATTTACAACAACTTTCTCCACCAAGGACGTGTGGAAGGCTATACGAAGACAATATACACTACAAGACTGGTATCGAGGGTTATGGTTCCATCACTCAACACCAAAGTTTGCGTTTGTTACTTGGCTAGCGATAAAGAATCGATTGTCCACAGGTGATCGAATGTTGGGTTGGAACACCGGAGCTCCCACCTCTTGTGTGTTCTGCCAAGATCCAATGGAAACTAGAAACCATCTGTTCTTCACTTGTCCTTACTCATGGGAAGTCTGGTCTGCTCTCAGTTCAAAGATCCTGGAATGTCACTTCTCTACGGATTGGCCTATTCTTCTCAACTTACTCACGGACACGTCACTGGACAAGGTCCGTTTGTTCCTATTGCGATACACCTTCCAGCTTCTAGTACACTCAATCTGGCGAGAACGCAATAACATGCGACATGGGGAAACTGCAATTCCTCCTACCCAGCTTATCAAGCGATTGGATAAGGACGTTCGTAACAGAATAGCTTCCATAGCTGATGGAGGGTATGATAAATGTATGGAGGTTTGGTTTGCTACACACTAAGAAAggtttttcctctgttttctgatttatttttttaacaagttgTAAGCTAAAGAAACACTTGATGTAAAAAcgttttttcgaataaattttacattttattcaaaaaaaaaacatctatttgCAAAAATAATCGTTTTCTTTCTGAAGGGGTAATTTCAATCAATATGTTTCTCTATCTTTTGTAAAGctcacactacaagaaatatgtgTATTCTTAGCACACGAATAACACTATCATATCGTTTCGATAACGATTTCGTAAACGCTGTGTTTGCCGGTGCTATCTTAGAGGGGACATATACAATAGTGTTTTTTCCTAATGCTATTAATTGTCTCTATATAATAGCGTTATTTATGGCTATACTAAGATTATTGGCAACATTTTTTATTTgccatattataattaatagtagcGAAATATTTGTACTATGGTTTTGTCAATTATAGCTATATAttgttgatataatatattttgcattctatattctttttatatatagttatataaatatattatttggtcaaacaatataaattgaaatatatattttcataaaaaatccacaaaaacaTATCAAGACTTACTAATATTAATCCAAACCAAATCttatacaaaaatatcaacTGCTCTACTCTTACATAATAAGAGTACTAATTTATGATATAAGGACAAAGAGAAACAAACTTCCCCTCTATTCTATTAAACACAATAAAGTAACTAGATCAAACAAAGTTTCTTTTCTAAAGCTTACCGCCTTTCAGAGCAATCATCATCCAAATGCTCCTCTTCTTGCTTAATAGGGCACCAGCTGATCTCTATTTCTTCTTCCAGCACAATCCCACAACCacttacttcttcttcaccttatAAGCATAACTTGGAAGGTGTCTTCAGCATACGCTAGGGGTTTCCACCAAGCAGCTATTTCACCTTCTACAAATAAAACTTAAGAAGAAAACCTATTCACCTGTCTGAAGTAATTGCTAACTCCACTTAATAATTTATACTACAACAGGAATAACTGCAGAGTCTTACAGTGTAATATATATCCCGCTCAAAGGCTGAAGCAATCTTTGCAGCTATGTAATACTGATCACTAGGTTTCTCTATGGGCCCAGAGATAATGAGAGGAGTCCTTGCTTCATCAACTAGTATGGAATCAACTTCATgactaacaaaataattgaaatcCCTCAAGACGAGCTCCTCCACTCTCTGTACATTCAGTAAGTAACTCAGCAATgacattcaaagaaaatttatataaaatataaagcaaGAATTACTTTCTGTGGCAAGATTTTCTCTCAGATAATCGAATCCAAGCTCACTGTTGGTGACCTATGTGATGTCACGTAAATAGTTTTCCTTTCTTTGTTCAGGTGTCATATTCTCTATAAATGTAACAAAATGGATAAAGCATctataaaaaggagaaaaacaacaCACAACGAACAACGAAGATAATGATCACATTGACCAAGAagttgagagaaagagacataTGTTGGATTAGACTAACCTTCAATCCAAGGAATCGTGGAACTTGACCAACCCATTCACAATCTCTCCGAGCCCGATAACCATCGACTGTAACCACATGAACACCTTTCCCACTTAATGCATTCAAATAAGCTGGTAAAATGGCAAGAAGTGTTTACCCTTCACCAGTTCTCATTTATGCTATTTCTCCTTTACGGAGAACCATACCACCtgcaaattaaaccaaatagaGAGTTCTATTTCACTCAATCAACAGTCTTAAAAGTGAACCATAAGATTAAATTCCACCAAGATTGTGTTACCTATTAATTGCACATCGAAAGGTCTGAGTCTAAGAACTCTCCTTGAAGCTTCTCTCACAACAGCAAATGCTTCCTACAGTTCTCTCTCTGTACTACAGAATCTCCAATTCTGTTCCTAAGGTTGTCTTGTAATCCCACTAAGCCAAATCTTCAACAAAACAGATTTTTCATCATAAAATTTTGTACCTTCGTCGCAAAGCCGCAAAATGCTGCCGCCGTTTCCTCCGTCGCATCGTCACCCTCCAAGCTCTCGAGTTTCCTCCATTTCCCCTGAGTCTGAAGCGCAACCCTCAAGCAAAGCAGATCGAAATCCAACACAGAGATTCCTTCAAGTTCCGTTAGCCTATCCCTCTCTTCAACCTCTCCTCTGCCGCCACCGCCGTCGTCTTTAATGTCGGctcctccaccacctcctcctccattaTCTAGTTTATCAAAATCCGCCATTGatatgaaaagagagagagagagagagatttatttAGGGATTTTCTAAGAGGAAGACtaaataagaaacaagacaaacagAGATAtgtagatctagggttttcaggAGTAGAGGTCTCGTTTTGGTTTTTACAAAGGCTTGGACAAATCGATTAGGGttagaggttttttttgttctgactaaattttttttttggtcaaaaaagtCTAAAGTTTATAGTGTACGAAGGAAACAAAGTGAGTTTTAGTGAAATTTTACCAAATGTTTGGCCGAGAGAGTGATTTTTGGTTCCCACTTACATATTTTTAGGTTTAGCGTTTAAAAAAGGTTATTATAAagattcattttattttttttatcaaagataACACTTACAAAAACTGTGTTATGATTTTCTGCACggaaatattaattattagCCAATTTCTGTTACATTAAAGGTAACTCATTGGAGACACAAGAAAACGTACAGAGAAAAAGCCTGATGTGTCAAGGTAAAGTGGTACAAGAATACCAAAACCTTGATACAACAAAATTGTACGTAAggttaataaaacaaaaaagacagaGAAGTGAAAAACACAGAAATAACGATATTCATTCATATGACTTGCATGGTTCAATCACATTTATTAGTGCTTGGATCTTCGGAAAAGTTTTTATATAGGTAATGACCATTCAATGATGTTGCGGATTGGGACCTCCTGGTGAAACCCTGTCGGAACTCACTAAAAAACGCCTCTCGTTATGACCTTTGAACTTAGAGAGATCTAACCCGAGTTCTCGTAATAGAACCTGACTGTCCATATTGCTCATGGACGCGGCACGATATGCATGGAGGATTCGAGCTTGGGAACTTAGGATTGGTGGTGAAAATATGACTAGGATTATGATTAGAGATTGCTTAAGGATCAAATTTGCCATAGAAGGTGACTGAGAGGAAGAAATGCGAGTTGTGGGGGCTTGTCAGagattgtgagagagagatgcaaAATGAGATGATGCTGAGAGAGTATGATGGCTTTGTATGCatttttagtttctat from Camelina sativa cultivar DH55 chromosome 7, Cs, whole genome shotgun sequence includes the following:
- the LOC109124907 gene encoding CLAVATA3/ESR (CLE)-related protein 5-like is translated as MANLILKQSLIIILVIFSPPILSSQARILHAYRAASMSNMDSQVLLRELGLDLSKFKGHNERRFLVSSDRVSPGGPNPQHH
- the LOC104704326 gene encoding uncharacterized protein LOC104704326: MISPRSAIQIDISKAFDSVQWPFLINTLSALNFPPRFIRWIELCVTTASFSVQVNGELTGQNQRGLCQGCSLSPNLFVICMHVVSTLLDKDALERRVGYHPRCQNIQLTHLCFADDILVFTDGTKLSIEGILQIFDRFAEFSALKISLEKSTLYMVGVRETERENILRSFPFASGSLPVRYFGLPLLTKQMTARDYSPLIEQIRNKISSWTARHFSFAGRLQLISSVIQGLTNFWMSAFRLPSACLKEIDSLCCAFLWSGLELNTKKAKVSWSEVCLPNEEGGLGLRSLKEANKHDNWSPLGPLLAITGHRGCIDMGISTDATLAQVLLTHRRRHHHVDHLNEMEACIKAIRTKGLVDTADVVLWKGSGDRFTTTFSTKDVWKAIRRQYTLQDWYRGLWFHHSTPKFAFVTWLAIKNRLSTGDRMLGWNTGAPTSCVFCQDPMETRNHLFFTCPYSWEVWSALSSKILECHFSTDWPILLNLLTDTSLDKVRLFLLRYTFQLLVHSIWRERNNMRHGETAIPPTQLIKRLDKDVRNRIASIADGGYDKCMEVWFATH
- the LOC104704325 gene encoding uncharacterized protein LOC104704325 — encoded protein: MAAESIAITDTHTLLSVNMTNVTRLTTTNFLMWSRQVHALLNDYSLAGYLDGSTTVPSLTITTEDGVVKPNPDYLLWQRQDQLIYSALLGAISVSIQPILSTTVTSAQIWSKLSLIYANPSRGHVQQIRQQIRQWKKGSKTIDDYVQGFMTRFDQLALLGKPIDIEDQVDYIIDGLPEDYKQVIDQIQARDVSPSLTEVHEKLLNYEVKLQALTSSSTDLPISANVVRHHAPSNNGNRSTYPRGQSRHSYYRGSSSHHNNSHPRQDASSSRGYQGKCQICGIFGHSARRCPKLGTIIPSMPRANFAGVPLSANPWLLDSGSTHHIVSDLANLSLHQPYNGGEEVVVGNGAGLPITHTGSTLLPSSTKNP